A part of Streptomyces sp. NBC_01451 genomic DNA contains:
- a CDS encoding DUF4429 domain-containing protein, with protein sequence MAEIIQKDGTWVFDGDALRLTPGRDRNVSLLRRELGELTLPLHALAGVSFEQGRKSGRLRLRLRDGADPLLQATGGKLAETDDPYQLNVESDRYGVAEYLVDEVRNALLLDEVPSGAVDRYLLPGPAIPLSVSAGDGTATFDGEHVRLEWNWKTEDAKAAAGPRSLAVGDIAAVEWHPAVGLENGYLRFGVRHAPTKAPPKYDPNSVELWGFKKDPLMALVAAAVQARLPHPATPVADVPSRRPEELPAPDGGTVEHDHDAHLRRLRELGELHRTGVLTDDEFALAKQAVLRRM encoded by the coding sequence ATGGCGGAAATCATCCAGAAGGACGGCACATGGGTCTTCGACGGTGACGCCCTCCGGCTCACCCCGGGGCGGGACAGGAACGTCAGCCTGCTCCGCAGGGAACTGGGCGAACTCACCCTCCCCCTGCACGCGTTGGCCGGTGTCTCCTTCGAACAGGGCAGAAAGTCGGGGCGCCTCAGGCTCCGGCTGCGCGACGGCGCCGACCCGCTGCTCCAGGCGACCGGCGGCAAGCTGGCGGAGACCGACGACCCGTATCAGCTGAACGTCGAGTCGGACCGGTACGGCGTCGCCGAGTACCTCGTGGACGAGGTCCGGAACGCGCTGCTGCTCGACGAGGTGCCGTCCGGTGCCGTGGACCGGTATCTGCTGCCCGGGCCCGCCATACCGCTGTCCGTGTCGGCCGGGGACGGCACCGCGACCTTCGATGGTGAGCACGTCCGGCTGGAGTGGAACTGGAAGACGGAGGACGCGAAGGCCGCCGCCGGCCCCCGTTCCCTGGCCGTCGGCGACATCGCGGCCGTGGAGTGGCATCCGGCGGTGGGCCTGGAGAACGGCTACCTGCGCTTCGGTGTGCGGCACGCGCCGACCAAGGCCCCGCCGAAGTACGACCCCAACTCCGTGGAGCTGTGGGGGTTCAAGAAGGACCCGCTGATGGCGTTGGTGGCGGCGGCCGTCCAGGCCCGCCTGCCGCATCCGGCGACACCCGTGGCGGACGTACCGTCGCGGCGGCCGGAGGAACTCCCCGCACCCGACGGCGGGACGGTCGAGCACGACCACGACGCCCACCTCCGCCGCCTGCGCGAACTCGGTGAGCTGCACCGGACGGGTGTACTCACGGACGACGAGTTCGCGCTCGCCAAACAGGCGGTCCTCAGGCGCATGTAG
- a CDS encoding purple acid phosphatase family protein has protein sequence MGVPEQLAERMSMAEQHEYLRAKFSRRTMIRSGAVTVGAVAGGAFVPGAAQAATRTSAPTRQTYSQAAKVDGALVAPFGRHLAWGNDPRTEITVSWQVPVAVKKPFIRIGAHPWDLSRKIEAEVRTLYTPAGVGASGDHTQYYLHAKLTHLRPGRTYYYGVGHAGFDPAEAHLLGTLGTFTTAPDHKKPFTFTAFGDEGVSYHALANNSLLLGQNPAFHLHAGDIAYGDPAGQGKTSDTGFDSRVWDQFLAQTESVAKSVPWMPAYGNHDMEAWYSPNGYGGEEARWNLPDNGPDRKNLPGVYSFVYGNTAVISLDANDISFEIPANLGLSGGTQTKWLEAQLKKFRAAKDVDFVVVFFHHCAYCTSTAHASEGGVRQEWVPLFEKYTVDLVINGHNHQYERTDVIKAGAVVKKLPIGGTSYPETEGVVYVTAGAAGRSLYAFTAPLSYEGHENEVDSVASFINTKDGKVNETVTWSRVRYLDYSFLRVDVTPAAKGRLATLTVRGIAETGEEVDRFTVARRVR, from the coding sequence ATGGGCGTACCCGAGCAGCTCGCAGAGCGCATGAGCATGGCCGAGCAGCACGAGTACCTTCGCGCCAAGTTCTCGCGGCGCACGATGATCAGAAGCGGTGCCGTCACCGTCGGCGCCGTCGCGGGCGGTGCGTTCGTGCCGGGCGCCGCCCAGGCCGCGACGCGGACCTCCGCACCGACGCGGCAGACGTACTCGCAGGCCGCGAAGGTCGACGGCGCGCTCGTCGCCCCCTTCGGCCGCCACCTCGCCTGGGGCAACGACCCCCGCACGGAGATCACCGTCTCCTGGCAGGTCCCGGTCGCGGTGAAGAAGCCCTTCATCCGGATCGGCGCCCATCCGTGGGACCTCTCGCGCAAGATCGAGGCCGAGGTCCGCACCCTCTACACCCCGGCCGGCGTCGGCGCCAGCGGCGACCACACCCAGTACTACCTGCACGCCAAGCTCACCCACCTGCGCCCGGGCCGGACGTACTACTACGGCGTCGGCCACGCCGGGTTCGACCCGGCCGAGGCGCACCTGCTGGGCACGCTCGGCACCTTCACCACCGCCCCCGACCACAAGAAGCCGTTCACCTTCACGGCCTTCGGCGACGAGGGCGTCAGCTATCACGCGCTGGCCAACAACAGCCTGCTCCTCGGCCAGAACCCGGCCTTCCACCTGCACGCCGGCGACATCGCGTACGGCGACCCGGCCGGACAGGGCAAGACCTCCGACACCGGCTTCGACTCCCGCGTGTGGGACCAGTTCCTCGCGCAGACCGAGTCGGTCGCCAAGTCCGTCCCGTGGATGCCGGCCTACGGCAACCACGACATGGAGGCCTGGTACTCGCCCAACGGCTACGGCGGTGAGGAAGCCCGCTGGAACCTCCCCGACAACGGCCCGGACAGGAAGAACCTCCCCGGCGTCTACTCCTTCGTCTACGGCAACACCGCGGTCATCTCGCTCGACGCCAACGACATCTCCTTCGAGATCCCGGCCAACCTGGGGCTCTCCGGCGGTACCCAGACCAAGTGGCTGGAGGCGCAGCTCAAGAAGTTCCGCGCCGCCAAGGACGTCGACTTCGTCGTGGTCTTCTTCCACCACTGCGCCTACTGCACCTCCACCGCGCACGCCTCGGAGGGGGGCGTACGCCAGGAGTGGGTGCCGCTGTTCGAGAAGTACACGGTCGACCTGGTCATCAACGGCCACAACCACCAGTACGAGCGGACGGATGTCATCAAGGCGGGCGCGGTCGTCAAGAAGCTCCCGATCGGCGGGACTTCGTACCCCGAGACCGAGGGTGTCGTCTATGTGACGGCGGGCGCGGCCGGCCGCAGCCTGTACGCGTTCACCGCCCCGCTGTCCTACGAGGGCCACGAGAACGAGGTCGACTCCGTCGCCTCCTTCATCAACACCAAGGACGGCAAGGTCAACGAGACGGTCACCTGGTCGCGCGTGCGCTACCTCGACTACTCGTTCCTCCGCGTCGACGTCACCCCCGCCGCCAAGGGCCGCCTCGCCACCCTGACCGTGCGCGGCATCGCGGAGACCGGCGAGGAGGTCGACCGCTTCACGGTCGCGCGCCGCGTACGCTGA